The following are from one region of the Sorghum bicolor cultivar BTx623 chromosome 2, Sorghum_bicolor_NCBIv3, whole genome shotgun sequence genome:
- the LOC8079928 gene encoding putative FBD-associated F-box protein At5g56390 yields the protein MARCPQFEHSGGPLKALRAEAHGHISLLPDDILIGIISWLPIRDAVVTGAVSKRWRNLWKYVPSLRLTRQCIKLKDEGPRSEQAARFAGVVRSVLCHHGGVGVKRLFFALPLTCCCHTAELDQVMEFAAAAGTSILGFLLTNNRCSEHAGPPYNFPHWQFAGSHLQRLMLCGVSLTVAPQRNLEGLARLTYLNLTCVAVDDGSFASILSTCGALTALCLQECQQLVRMNMSHTRLRLLDVGKCRNLNSITINSSTLIELVYKGHRVDIKYSHTPAIVKLKILLCIADECPLDCVGGAGALPSLEQLFLEFPSPLHAATCTQLQGVQHNRWFGGLNRIVLLLKTAWKEHISSVAYLLIAAPSVKELRVETYSDLPGPPPDNLMIQWPERCSMEKLQSIIIGGFSGEPELMELTFFLLQRSPALQTLAIDTHRRHLQTGSDSGCNREEAEDHVRCYYARGVAWTNLVPKIPSTVKFTIL from the coding sequence ATGGCAAGATGCCCACAATTTGAGCACAGCGGGGGACCATTGAAGGCGCTGCGTGCAGAGGCTCACGGCCACATCAGTTTGCTGCCAGACGACATCCTGATAGGAATAATCTCCTGGCTGCCGATCCGCGACGCTGTGGTCACAGGCGCTGTCTCGAAGAGGTGGAGGAACTTGTGGAAGTATGTCCCCAGCCTCAGGCTCACTCGGCAATGCATCAAACTGAAAGACGAGGGCCCTAGGAGTGAGCAGGCGGCCCGGTTTGCGGGCGTGGTGAGATCTGTCCTGTGCCACCACGGCGGTGTAGGGGTCAAGAGATTATTTTTCGCCCTCCCGCTCACTTGTTGTTGCCACACCGCTGAGCTGGACCAAGTTATGGAGTTCGCAGCAGCGGCCGGGACATCGATCCTTGGCTTTTTGCTCACCAACAACCGATGCAGCGAGCACGCGGGACCACCTTACAACTTCCCCCACTGGCAGTTCGCCGGCAGTCATCTGCAAAGGCTAATGCTGTGTGGCGTTAGTCTCACCGTGGCACCGCAGAGGAACCTCGAGGGCCTGGCACGACTGACGTATCTTAACCTCACCTGTGTGGCAGTGGATGACGGCAGTTTCGCGAGCATCCTCTCCACTTGTGGCGCGCTCACCGCTCTCTGTCTTCAGGAGTGCCAGCAGCTTGTCCGCATGAACATGTCGCACACCCGTCTGCGATTGCTTGATGTTGGTAAATGTCGTAACTTGAATAGCATAACGATAAATTCAAGCACCCTGATCGAGTTGGTGTACAAAGGTCACAGAGTCGACATCAAGTACAGCCACACGCCAGCCATCGTGAAGCTCAAGATCTTGCTCTGCATTGCTGACGAATGCCCACTTGACTGTGTCGGTGgtgctggagccctccccagCCTCGAGCAACTCTTCTTGGAGTTTCCTTCACCTCTTCATGCCGCCACTTGTACCCAGCTCCAAGGTGTACAGCACAATCGTTGGTTTGGGGGCCTAAACCGAATCGTGCTCCTCCTCAAGACGGCATGGAAGGAGCATATCAGCTCAGTGGCTTACCTCCTCATCGCCGCACCTTCGGTCAAGGAGCTGCGCGTCGAGACTTACAGCGACCTACCAGGGCCACCACCGGATAACCTGATGATCCAATGGCCAGAGCGCTGCTCAATGGAAAAGCTCCAGAGCATCATCATCGGTGGATTCAGCGGGGAGCCGGAGCTGATGGAACTAACATTTTTCCTCCTGCAGAGATCGCCGGCACTCCAGACGCTGGCCATCGACACACACAGGCGGCATCTCCAAACCGGCAGCGACAGTGGCTGCAACAGAGAGGAAGCGGAAGACCATGTGAGGTGCTACTACGCAAGGGGTGTGGCGTGGACAAATTTGGTGCCCAAGATCCCATCAACTGTCAAGTTCACCATCCTCTGA